In one window of Zingiber officinale cultivar Zhangliang chromosome 11A, Zo_v1.1, whole genome shotgun sequence DNA:
- the LOC122031292 gene encoding G-type lectin S-receptor-like serine/threonine-protein kinase At2g19130, with translation MAQYFKQLAMAPCSTAARCFFFSPSPSLLLLCSFAALHYLPLSSAIDSISANNSLKGNQSIISVGGNFRLGFFTPTGSSSLNFYIGIWYDKISVFTPVWVANRATPVKDPTASELRISGDGNLVLLLLDNSSIIWSTNVTIPSDSATVAVILDTGNLQLRDESNSSLVFWQSFDHPTDTWLPGAKLRFDKLTNRTQPLTAWKSKVDPAPGIFTLEVDPAGTYQCYMLWNSSRIYWSSGLWNGNTFGSIPEIAPSRNFGYGYQFVDNEEEFYFAYTIDNPNMISRNVLDHDSGLSQQWTWTESSKSWVLYWTQPPFRCSVFALCGSFSSCNDFTSSACNCIKGFRIKSRSDWDLGDKTAGCERITPLQCEQNNSIDSQRDGFFMMTNVRLPDKADALAMARTSEECELACLNNCSCNAYSYNTTGCYVWHGDLLNLQEQYNQPDAGTLYLRLSALELQSSGSNKNTVVTWVIVGVVSTIVLLCLAIVTVWIMISKRRSRKMIQNLNRAQSSLVSFTYSELQHATRNFSEKIGGGGFGSVFKGSLPGSVAIAVKKLEGLRQGEKQFRTEVGTIGRIQHINLVRLLGFCSQRSEKLLVYEFMPNGSLNSHLFDRTAPSTVLTWRTRYQIAIGVAKGLDYLHEQCRDCIIHCDIKPENILLDASFNPKVADFGLAKLMGRDFSRVVTTLRGTPGYLAPEWITGVAITTKADVYSYGMMLLEIISGRRNVEQTEQSSDLYYHPTSMASKLIAGEVATVLDGGLGHEEVDMEELERACKIAFWCIQNEESCRPTMGQVLQVLEGVVDVDMPPVPRSLQLIDKSESETINFFH, from the coding sequence ATGGCACAATACTTTAAGCAGCTAGCCATGGCTCCTTGCTCTACAGCTGCCCGCTGCTTCTTCTTCTCCCCGTCCCCATCTCTCCTTCTCCTATGCTCCTTTGCAGCGCTCCACTATCTTCCCCTCTCCTCCGCAATCGACTCCATCTCTGCAAACAATTCTCTCAAAGGGAACCAGAGCATAATCTCAGTCGGCGGCAATTTCAGGCTGGGCTTCTTCACGCCCACAGGAAGCTCCTCCCTCAACTTCTACATTGGCATCTGGTACGACAAAATCTCCGTCTTCACTCCAGTTTGGGTGGCCAACAGAGCAACCCCCGTCAAGGACCCAACTGCATCAGAGCTCAGAATCTCTGGCGACGGCAacctcgtcctcctcctcctcgacaATTCCTCCATTATATGGTCCACCAACGTCACAATTCCCTCCGATTCCGCCACAGTCGCTGTCATACTCGACACCGGCAATCTTCAACTGAGGGACGAGTCCAACTCCTCTCTCGTCTTCTGGCAGAGCTTTGATCACCCCACTGACACTTGGCTTCCTGGAGCCAAACTTCGATTCGACAAGCTCACCAATCGAACACAACCCCTCACGGCCTGGAAGAGCAAAGTCGATCCTGCTCCTGGGATCTTCACCCTCGAGGTGGATCCTGCAGGAACCTACCAATGCTATATGCTGTGGAATTCGTCCAGGATATATTGGTCCAGTGGCCTCTGGAACGGCAATACCTTTGGCTCCATTCCTGAGATAGCTCCGAGCAGGAACTTCGGCTATGGCTACCAATTCGTCGACAATGAAGAGGAGTTCTATTTCGCGTACACTATTGATAATCCCAATATGATCTCCAGAAATGTTCTCGATCATGACTCTGGCCTGTCTCAACAATGGACATGGACGGAGAGTTCTAAATCTTGGGTCTTGTATTGGACTCAGCCTCCATTCAGGTGCTCTGTTTTTGCGCTCTGTGGATCTTTCAGCAGCTGCAATGATTTCACCTCCTCCGCTTGCAATTGTATCAAAGGATTCAGGATCAAGTCTCGGAGTGATTGGGATTTGGGAGACAAAACCGCTGGGTGCGAGAGGATCACTCCCCTGCAATGTGAGCAGAACAATTCAATCGATTCTCAGAGAGATGGCTTCTTCATGATGACGAATGTGAGACTACCTGACAAAGCTGATGCTTTGGCCATGGCTCGAACTTCGGAAGAATGTGAACTGGCTTGCTTGAACAATTGCTCTTGCAATGCTTATTCCTATAACACCACAGGGTGCTATGTTTGGCACGGAGACTTGCTTAATCTTCAAGAACAATACAACCAACCTGATGCAGGTACTCTTTACCTTCGCCTTTCTGCCTTGGAGCTGCAGAGCTCTGGAAGCAACAAAAACACAGTGGTAACTTGGGTCATCGTCGGAGTCGTCTCGACAATTGTCCTACTTTGTCTCGCCATCGTTACCGTTTGGATCATGATATCCAAGCGGCGATCCAGAAAAATGATCCAAAATTTGAACAGAGCTCAAAGTTCTCTCGTCTCTTTCACGTACAGTGAGTTGCAGCATGCCACAAGAAATTTCTCAGAGAAGATCGGGGGAGGAGGCTTCGGCTCCGTTTTCAAAGGGTCATTGCCAGGCTCAGTTGCCATTGCCGTGAAGAAGCTCGAAGGCCTCCGTCAAGGCGAGAAACAATTCCGGACCGAGGTGGGCACGATTGGCAGAATCCAACACATCAACCTTGTCCGTCTGCTTGGATTTTGCTCTCAACGATCGGAAAAGTTACTCGTGTACGAGTTCATGCCAAACGGTTCCTTAAACTCTCACCTCTTCGATAGAACTGCTCCTTCCACcgtcttgacttggagaactagATATCAAATTGCTATCGGCGTTGCGAAAGGATTAGACTATCTACACGAGCAATGCAGAGACTGCATCATACACTGTGACATAAAGCCAGAAAACATTCTGCTGGATGCTTCATTCAATCCTAAAGTAGCAGACTTTGGCCTCGCTAAGCTCATGGGACGAGACTTCAGCCGCGTTGTGACGACGTTGAGAGGAACTCCAGGGTACCTTGCTCCCGAATGGATCACTGGCGTTGCCATCACGACCAAAGCTGATGTGTACAGTTATGGCATGATGTTGTTGGAGATCATATCTGGAAGAAGAAATGTGGAGCAAACAGAGCAAAGTAGTGATCTTTACTATCATCCAACGTCCATGGCGAGCAAACTCATCGCAGGTGAGGTTGCGACTGTGCTCGACGGCGGGTTGGGGCACGAAGAAGTTGACATGGAAGAACTAGAGAGAGCTTGCAAGATTGCTTTCTGGTGCATTCAGAATGAGGAGAGTTGCAGACCCACCATGGGGCAGGTCCTTCAAGTTCTTGAAGGCGTTGTAGACGTCGACATGCCCCCTGTTCCAAGATCACTGCAGCTCATTGATAAATCAGAATCAGAGACCATCAATTTCTTTCATTGA